One Pseudomonas lalucatii genomic window carries:
- a CDS encoding WD40/YVTN/BNR-like repeat-containing protein, giving the protein MSEPVMRRTHTGHVARLSSMSALRVHSPLARVLSLCSVLSILTLSTLPAPAQAAEPATRYAIESAKAAQRLLLDVVRAGKRLVAVGDRGHILYSDDNASSWVQAKVPTRQMLTAVFFVDEQNGWAVGHDALILASRDGGATWVKQFEDREREAPLLDLWFKDRNQGLAIGAYGALLETRDGGASWEDVSERMDNEDGYHLNAIVEVKDSGLFIVGELGAMFRSRDGGQSWETLQGPYEGSLFGALDTGEAGGLLVYGLRGHLFRSVDFGDSWQQIEIDTPNNGPLEFGLADGGRLADGSIVVVGHGGTVLKSSDSGRSFSLTNRPDRLSLAGVTALDNGNLVLVGQGGVHAATPTGAELGPQQ; this is encoded by the coding sequence ATGAGTGAGCCCGTCATGCGGCGCACCCACACCGGACATGTTGCGCGGCTGTCGTCTATGTCGGCGCTGCGCGTCCACTCGCCGCTGGCCAGAGTGCTCTCGCTGTGCAGTGTGCTGTCCATTCTGACGCTTTCCACCTTGCCTGCGCCGGCGCAGGCCGCCGAACCCGCTACCCGCTACGCCATCGAGTCGGCGAAGGCCGCGCAGCGCCTGCTGCTGGATGTGGTCCGGGCCGGCAAGCGCCTGGTCGCGGTGGGTGACCGCGGCCACATCCTCTATTCCGATGACAATGCGAGCAGCTGGGTCCAGGCCAAGGTGCCGACGCGGCAGATGCTCACCGCGGTGTTCTTCGTCGATGAGCAGAACGGCTGGGCCGTCGGCCACGACGCCCTGATCCTCGCCAGCCGCGATGGCGGTGCGACCTGGGTCAAGCAGTTCGAGGACCGCGAGCGCGAGGCGCCGCTGCTCGACCTCTGGTTCAAGGACCGCAACCAGGGGCTGGCCATCGGCGCCTACGGCGCGCTGCTGGAAACCCGCGATGGCGGAGCGAGCTGGGAGGACGTCAGCGAGCGCATGGACAACGAGGACGGCTATCACCTCAACGCCATCGTCGAGGTCAAGGATTCCGGCCTGTTCATCGTCGGCGAGCTGGGCGCGATGTTCCGCTCGCGCGACGGGGGGCAGAGCTGGGAGACCCTGCAGGGGCCGTACGAGGGTTCGCTGTTCGGCGCCCTGGACACCGGCGAGGCGGGCGGCCTGCTGGTCTACGGCCTGCGCGGTCACCTGTTCCGCTCCGTCGACTTCGGCGACAGCTGGCAGCAGATCGAAATCGACACTCCGAACAACGGTCCGCTGGAATTCGGCCTGGCCGACGGCGGCCGCCTGGCCGACGGCTCGATCGTGGTGGTCGGGCATGGCGGCACCGTGCTCAAGAGCAGCGACAGCGGCCGCAGTTTCAGCCTGACCAACCGCCCCGACCGCTTGTCCCTGGCCGGGGTCACCGCACTGGACAACGGCAATCTGGTGCTGGTGGGGCAGGGCGGCGTGCATGCCGCCACGCCGACCGGTGCCGAACTGGGTCCACAACAATAA
- a CDS encoding DUF1302 domain-containing protein, with the protein MEINARKPLLRFAPAKAGFAFAGILPLLVAAQAQAVEFSFADNEIAGSIDTTVSYGQLWRVQGQDKSNNDINTNDGNRNFDTGLVSEVFKITSDLEVTYQNYGAFIRGSAFYDTQIMDKRNDYLGANDPVQPSQSFPHDDHFTSATRHKAGRDAQILDAYVYGNWDIGEMPLTARLGRQVFNWGEGIFYRGGINTTNPVDAAKFRLPGSELKEVLVPVEALNFNIGLTDNLSMETFYQFNWKESAIDPVGTYFSETDLFADGGNTAYTEQPALASLQPLYQGLVAGNVGGLGGTEFFDSNGTFKVASIGGDINARNDGQFGVAFRYIAEELNSTEFGFYFVNYHAKEPTIFAEVDDSFAGLNPAAIGAAVTPALTPQVQQAVAAQAGVPLATLQAVIANPALNPALAAAYAGALSGAVNSAVGGAAAVDLANNVIGRREYAEDIRMYGMSFNTTVGEASVFGELSYRPNLPVGIATTNDLLGDLLSQAAFMAAGQTVNIGGQSVVLTDTISNAERVEAFNASLGSIYNFGPTLGFDSLFGVAELASEHLRGSDLQYNSRNGTRYYSGRPNSAYVSGFDRDDQVNKNAYGYTLMLSGTWNDVYAGVNLSPFAVYKHDFEGNSHQTGNFIEGRKAYTLGLRASYLNSLEAELQYTEFYGAGQNNSTRDRDNIGVNVKYSF; encoded by the coding sequence ATGGAAATCAATGCCCGCAAGCCCCTGTTGCGTTTTGCGCCGGCCAAGGCCGGCTTCGCCTTTGCCGGCATCCTGCCGCTGCTGGTCGCCGCCCAGGCCCAGGCGGTGGAGTTCAGCTTCGCCGACAACGAGATCGCCGGCTCCATCGATACCACCGTCTCCTATGGCCAGCTCTGGCGCGTGCAAGGGCAGGACAAGAGCAACAACGACATCAACACCAACGACGGCAATCGCAACTTCGACACCGGCCTGGTCTCCGAGGTGTTCAAGATCACCTCGGACCTGGAAGTGACCTACCAGAACTACGGGGCCTTCATCCGCGGCAGCGCGTTCTATGACACCCAGATCATGGACAAGCGCAACGACTATCTCGGCGCCAACGATCCGGTGCAGCCGAGCCAGAGCTTCCCGCACGACGATCACTTCACCTCCGCGACCCGTCACAAGGCCGGTCGCGACGCGCAGATCCTCGACGCCTACGTGTACGGCAACTGGGATATCGGCGAGATGCCGTTGACCGCGCGCCTGGGCCGTCAGGTGTTCAACTGGGGCGAAGGCATCTTCTACCGCGGCGGCATCAACACCACCAACCCGGTGGACGCCGCCAAGTTCCGCCTGCCGGGCTCGGAACTGAAGGAAGTGCTGGTGCCGGTGGAGGCGCTGAACTTCAACATCGGCCTGACCGACAACCTGTCGATGGAGACCTTCTACCAGTTCAACTGGAAGGAATCGGCCATCGATCCGGTGGGCACCTACTTCTCCGAGACCGACCTGTTCGCCGATGGCGGCAATACCGCCTACACCGAGCAGCCCGCGCTGGCTTCGCTGCAGCCGCTGTACCAGGGGCTGGTAGCGGGCAACGTCGGCGGTCTGGGCGGCACGGAGTTCTTCGACAGCAACGGCACCTTTAAGGTGGCCAGCATCGGCGGCGACATCAACGCGCGCAACGACGGCCAGTTCGGCGTGGCCTTCCGCTATATCGCCGAGGAGCTGAACTCCACCGAGTTCGGGTTCTATTTCGTCAACTACCACGCCAAGGAGCCGACCATCTTCGCCGAGGTGGACGACAGCTTCGCCGGCCTGAATCCGGCGGCGATCGGTGCCGCGGTGACACCGGCGCTGACGCCGCAGGTCCAGCAGGCGGTCGCCGCCCAGGCCGGCGTGCCGCTGGCCACCCTGCAGGCGGTGATCGCCAACCCCGCACTCAACCCCGCGCTGGCCGCCGCCTATGCCGGCGCCCTGAGCGGCGCGGTGAACAGCGCGGTGGGCGGCGCTGCCGCGGTCGATCTGGCCAACAACGTCATCGGCCGTCGGGAATACGCCGAAGACATCCGCATGTATGGCATGAGCTTCAACACCACGGTCGGCGAGGCCTCGGTGTTCGGCGAGCTGTCCTACCGGCCGAACCTGCCGGTGGGCATCGCCACCACCAACGACCTGCTCGGCGACCTGCTGAGCCAGGCGGCCTTCATGGCGGCCGGGCAGACGGTGAACATCGGCGGGCAGAGCGTGGTGCTGACTGACACCATCAGCAACGCCGAGCGCGTCGAGGCCTTCAACGCCTCCCTGGGCAGCATCTACAACTTCGGCCCGACCCTGGGCTTCGACTCGCTGTTCGGCGTCGCCGAGCTGGCCTCCGAGCACCTGCGCGGCAGCGACCTGCAGTACAACTCGCGCAACGGCACCCGCTACTACTCCGGCCGCCCCAACAGCGCCTATGTCTCGGGCTTCGACCGCGACGACCAGGTCAACAAGAACGCCTATGGCTACACCCTGATGCTGTCGGGCACCTGGAACGACGTCTACGCCGGGGTCAACCTGTCGCCATTCGCCGTGTACAAGCACGACTTCGAGGGCAACTCGCACCAGACCGGCAACTTCATCGAGGGGCGCAAGGCCTACACCCTCGGCCTGCGCGCCAGCTACCTCAACAGCCTGGAGGCCGAGCTGCAGTACACCGAGTTCTATGGCGCCGGGCAGAACAACTCGACGCGCGACCGCGACAACATCGGCGTCAACGTCAAGTACTCCTTCTAG
- a CDS encoding DUF1329 domain-containing protein, with protein sequence MLNKHTLMGAAVVLALSAGSALAAVAPQEAAKLGASLTPFGAEKAGNAAGTIPEWTGGITQAPAGYSKPGQHHVDPFAGDKPLFTISKSNLEQYKDNLTPGQIALFNAYPSSYQMPVYQSRRSGSAPQWVYDNSIKNAASAKLLDGGNGFSDAYGGIPFPIPQNGVEALWNHIARYRGSYIVRRASEVAVQRNGSYSLVTSQQEAMFKFYAPQGSYADLNNIMFYYLSFTKSPARLAGGAVLVHETLDQVKEPRQAWGYNAGQRRVRRAPNLAYDTPIAAADGLRTADDTDMFNGAPDRYDWKLVGKKEIYIPYNNYTVTSPDVKYADLLQVGHLNPALTRNELHRVWVVEGTLKSGARHIYSKRTLYLDEDSWQAAVVDQYDGRGELWRVSLAYLKNYYDLPTTWSALDVFHDLQARRYHVQNLDNEESSTIDFSQPIPDDGYFKPAALRRRGTR encoded by the coding sequence ATGCTGAACAAGCACACCTTGATGGGCGCCGCCGTTGTCCTGGCGCTGTCCGCCGGCAGCGCGCTGGCGGCAGTGGCGCCGCAGGAGGCGGCCAAGCTGGGCGCCAGCCTGACGCCTTTCGGCGCCGAGAAGGCGGGCAATGCCGCCGGCACCATTCCCGAGTGGACCGGCGGGATCACCCAGGCCCCGGCCGGCTACAGCAAGCCGGGCCAGCACCATGTCGACCCCTTCGCCGGCGACAAGCCGCTGTTCACCATCAGCAAGTCCAACCTGGAACAGTACAAGGACAACCTGACCCCGGGTCAGATCGCCCTGTTCAACGCCTACCCGAGCAGCTACCAGATGCCGGTGTACCAGAGCCGTCGCTCCGGCTCCGCGCCGCAGTGGGTGTACGACAACAGCATCAAGAACGCCGCCAGCGCCAAGCTGCTGGACGGCGGCAACGGTTTCTCCGATGCCTACGGCGGCATCCCCTTCCCGATTCCGCAGAATGGCGTCGAGGCGCTGTGGAACCATATCGCCCGCTACCGTGGCAGCTACATCGTGCGTCGTGCCTCGGAAGTGGCGGTGCAGCGCAACGGCAGCTACTCCCTGGTGACCTCGCAGCAGGAGGCCATGTTCAAGTTCTACGCCCCCCAGGGTTCGTACGCCGACCTGAACAACATCATGTTCTACTACCTGTCCTTCACCAAGAGCCCGGCGCGCCTGGCCGGTGGCGCGGTGCTGGTGCACGAGACCCTGGACCAGGTCAAGGAGCCGCGCCAGGCCTGGGGCTACAACGCCGGTCAGCGCCGCGTGCGCCGTGCCCCGAACCTGGCCTATGACACGCCGATCGCCGCCGCCGATGGCCTGCGCACCGCCGACGACACCGACATGTTCAACGGTGCGCCGGACCGCTACGACTGGAAGCTGGTGGGCAAGAAGGAAATCTACATCCCCTACAACAACTACACCGTCACCAGCCCGGACGTGAAGTACGCCGACCTGCTGCAGGTGGGCCACCTCAATCCGGCGCTGACCCGCAACGAACTGCACCGCGTCTGGGTGGTCGAGGGTACGCTCAAGTCCGGCGCGCGGCACATCTACTCCAAGCGCACCCTGTACCTCGACGAGGACAGCTGGCAGGCCGCCGTGGTCGACCAGTACGACGGTCGCGGCGAGCTGTGGCGCGTATCGCTGGCCTACCTGAAGAACTACTACGACCTGCCGACCACCTGGTCCGCGCTGGATGTGTTCCATGACCTGCAGGCGCGTCGTTACCACGTGCAGAACCTGGACAACGAGGAGTCGAGCACCATCGACTTCAGCCAGCCGATTCCGGACGACGGCTACTTCAAGCCGGCCGCCCTGCGTCGGCGCGGTACCCGCTAA
- a CDS encoding efflux RND transporter permease subunit, with protein sequence MSKHQHQPASLLERLIFNNRPAVILLCLLISLFLFYQAAQVRPQTSFEKMIPLGHPYIQKMLEHRNDLANLGNTVRISVEAVEGDIFSKEYMETLRQIHDEVFYIPGVDRSGLKSLWSPSVRWTEVTEEGFAGGEVIPQTYDGSGESLEELRSNILKSGQIGRLVANNFKSSIVDVPLLESYPDPEDQSRLVRLDYQQFSHELEEKIREKFQAQNPDVKVHIIGFAKKVGDLIDGLIGVALFFAVAIGITFVLLLWFTHCVKSTLAVVVTTLVAVIWQLGLLHTLGFGLDPYSMLVPFLVFAIGISHGVQKINGIAMASGEATDALSAARMAFRQLFIPGLVALLSDAVGFVTLLLIDIGVIRELAIGASMGVAVIILTNLILLPVLISYVGIGQRAVKKSREEAAKDHPLWRLISNFAHPMVAPISVVIALGAFGGGIWYGQNLKIGDLDQGAPELHPDSRYNLDNDFVIRNYSTSSDVLVVMAKTATERCSTYPAMAAMDELMWQMENTEGVQSAISMVTVSRQVIKGMNEGNLKWETLSRNQDVLNNSIARAEGLYNADCSVAPVLVFLNDHKAETLERVVKVAEAFAKENSSDNLQFVLAAGNAGIEAATNEVIAASETTMLVAVYAAVSFMCLLTFRSIAATLCVILPLVLTSVLGNALMAYMDIGVKVATLPVIALGVGIGVDYGIYIYSRLEAYLRQGMSLQEAYYETLKSTGKAVLFTGVCLAIGVATWIFSAIKFQADMGLMLTFMFLWNMLGAVWLLPALARFLINPEKLRAKALAVAPA encoded by the coding sequence ATGAGTAAGCATCAACACCAACCTGCGTCGCTCCTCGAACGCCTGATCTTCAACAACCGCCCGGCGGTGATTCTGCTGTGCCTGTTGATCAGCCTGTTCCTGTTCTACCAGGCGGCGCAGGTGCGTCCGCAGACCAGCTTCGAGAAGATGATCCCGCTGGGCCATCCCTACATCCAGAAGATGCTCGAGCACCGCAACGACCTGGCCAACCTGGGCAACACCGTGCGCATCTCGGTGGAAGCGGTCGAGGGCGACATCTTCAGCAAGGAGTACATGGAGACCCTGCGGCAGATCCATGACGAGGTCTTCTACATCCCCGGGGTCGACCGCTCCGGCCTGAAGTCGCTGTGGAGCCCCAGCGTGCGCTGGACCGAGGTCACCGAGGAAGGTTTCGCCGGCGGCGAGGTGATTCCGCAGACCTACGATGGCTCCGGCGAGAGCCTGGAGGAGCTGCGCAGCAACATCCTCAAGTCCGGGCAGATCGGCCGCCTGGTGGCGAACAACTTCAAGTCGAGCATCGTCGACGTGCCGCTGCTCGAGTCCTATCCGGACCCCGAAGACCAGAGCCGTCTGGTGCGCCTGGACTACCAGCAGTTCTCCCATGAACTGGAGGAAAAGATCCGCGAGAAGTTCCAGGCGCAGAACCCCGACGTCAAGGTGCACATCATCGGCTTCGCCAAGAAGGTCGGCGACCTGATCGATGGCCTGATCGGCGTGGCGCTGTTCTTCGCCGTGGCCATCGGCATCACCTTCGTCCTGCTGCTGTGGTTCACCCACTGCGTGAAGAGCACCCTGGCGGTGGTGGTGACCACCCTGGTCGCGGTGATCTGGCAGCTCGGCCTGCTGCACACCCTGGGCTTCGGCCTGGACCCCTATTCGATGCTGGTGCCCTTCCTGGTGTTCGCCATCGGCATCTCCCACGGGGTGCAGAAGATCAACGGCATCGCCATGGCCTCGGGCGAGGCGACCGATGCCCTGTCGGCGGCGCGCATGGCCTTCCGCCAACTGTTCATTCCCGGGCTGGTGGCGCTGCTGTCCGACGCCGTGGGCTTCGTCACCCTGCTGCTGATCGACATCGGCGTGATCCGCGAGCTGGCCATCGGCGCGTCCATGGGCGTGGCGGTGATCATCCTGACCAACCTGATCCTGCTGCCGGTGCTGATCTCCTATGTCGGCATCGGCCAGCGCGCGGTGAAGAAGAGTCGCGAGGAGGCCGCCAAGGATCACCCTCTGTGGCGCCTGATCTCCAACTTCGCCCACCCGATGGTCGCGCCGATCTCCGTGGTCATCGCCCTCGGCGCCTTCGGCGGCGGCATCTGGTACGGCCAGAACCTGAAGATCGGCGACCTCGACCAGGGCGCCCCGGAGTTGCACCCGGACTCGCGCTACAACCTGGACAACGACTTCGTCATCCGCAACTACTCGACCAGCTCCGACGTGCTGGTGGTGATGGCCAAGACCGCCACGGAGCGCTGCTCGACCTACCCGGCCATGGCCGCCATGGACGAGTTGATGTGGCAGATGGAGAACACCGAGGGCGTGCAGTCGGCGATTTCCATGGTCACGGTGTCGCGCCAGGTGATCAAGGGCATGAACGAGGGCAACCTGAAATGGGAAACCCTGTCGCGCAACCAGGACGTGCTGAACAACTCCATCGCCCGGGCCGAAGGCCTGTACAACGCCGACTGCTCGGTGGCGCCGGTACTGGTGTTCCTCAACGACCACAAGGCCGAAACCCTGGAGCGGGTGGTCAAGGTGGCCGAGGCGTTCGCCAAGGAGAACAGCTCGGATAACCTGCAGTTCGTGCTCGCCGCCGGCAACGCCGGCATCGAGGCGGCCACCAACGAGGTGATCGCCGCCTCCGAGACCACCATGCTGGTCGCGGTGTACGCGGCGGTGAGTTTCATGTGCCTGCTGACCTTCCGCTCCATCGCCGCCACCCTCTGCGTGATCCTGCCGCTGGTGCTGACCTCGGTGCTGGGCAACGCGCTGATGGCCTACATGGACATCGGCGTGAAGGTCGCCACGCTGCCGGTGATCGCCCTCGGCGTGGGTATCGGGGTCGACTACGGCATCTACATCTACAGCCGCCTGGAGGCCTACCTGCGCCAGGGCATGTCGCTGCAGGAAGCCTACTACGAGACCCTCAAGTCGACCGGCAAGGCGGTGCTGTTCACCGGCGTGTGCCTGGCGATCGGCGTGGCCACCTGGATCTTCTCGGCGATCAAGTTCCAGGCCGACATGGGCCTGATGCTGACCTTCATGTTCCTCTGGAACATGCTCGGTGCGGTCTGGCTGCTGCCGGCCCTGGCACGCTTCCTGATCAACCCGGAGAAGCTGCGGGCCAAGGCACTGGCAGTGGCCCCGGCCTGA